The window GACTCTTCCATGCCGGCGAAAAGCTGGGCGCACAGCAGACCGGCCGGCGACCACCAGGAGAGGGAGGTGCCGAGCTCGGTGGCGGCCATGCGCGCTCCTTCGAGCAGAAAGCCGGTCACGAAAATCAGCAGCAAAAGGATCAGCATCAGGGCGTTGTCGGCGACGGTGGGCAGATCCTTGGGCCGTACGAGATAACGTCGCACCGCCAGCCCGACCAGCATGACCAGGCCGACCAGTCCGGCCAGGTCGAGCACGACGGAAAAGAGCAGATAGAACCCGCCCTTGAGAAAGCGGACGCCGAACAACGGCTGCAGAATGTCGGCCTGCAGAAAGACCAGGGTGGTACCGATGGTCAGCAGCACGAATCCGAAGAAGAAGAGACCATGGGCCGTCCCCGCTCCCTTGACGCGCAGCACCCGGGCCTGCAGGAAGACATCGCGCAGCACGCCGGCAAACCGCTCTTCGCGCCGGTCGAACCGGTCGAGGGGCTGGCCGAGGCGGTAGGTGGCCAGCCGCTTGCGGATACCCCAGACCAGCACGCCGATGGCCGCCGCCACCAGCAGATACATGGGGATCAGTACCGAATGACCGACATTCCAGTAGATCTCACGGGTCAGTTCCATCAGCTCCATCCTTTCCGGGTTTTTACCCCTGCCGACCGCCGTCTCCACAACGCCCGGCAAAGGGCGAAAGGCGGCCGCCCATCCGGACGCAACCGGTTCGGGGGCACAGTATCATCATGTTTACGTAAAGGTCAAGCAGAAATATAACATCTTTTTACCCTTCCCGGCACAGGCGCAAAACCCTGTATTTATCCGGCCATTTCAGACGTTTTGCATTGACAACCGAGGGGCGCATCTGTTAACAGAAGTGCCAAATGTTACGTAAAGGTCATTCCGGCATGGACAAGATCACCTATCCCGTACAGATCGGCGAGCTGGCCAAGAGGCTCGGCATCACCACCCGCACCATCCGCTATTATGAAGAGATCGGCCTGATGGGTTCGACCGAGCGGCTGGGCGGCGGCACCCGCACCTACCAGAAAGAAGACGTACTGCGGCTCAAGTTCATCCTCAAGCTGAAGGAGCTCGGCATCACCCTGCGGGAGATGCAGGAGCTGGCCGACAACTTCGACACCAGCAACCGAGACTTCACCAAGATCACTCCCCGGCTGCTGGAGATCCTCGACCATCATATCGGCAAAGTCGACCAGAAAATCGCCAACCTCTCCTCCCTGCGCCAGGAGATCGTCGCCTACCGCCAGCGCATTCTCGACATTCTCAACGGCGATGCCCAGCCGGAGCAATGACCATGTCGCAGCTGAGCACCGAAATCGAAATCCGCTTCTCCGATCTCGACGCCTACGGGCACGTCAACAACGCCACCTTCTTCACCTACCTGGAAACGGCGCGGGTCAAGTTCTTCCGCGACCGTTTCGCCGAACTGATGCGCAGCGGCATCCTCTTTCTGGTCGCCGAAGCGACCTGCCGCTACCTGCAGCCAATCGGACTGGACGACCGGGTGCTGATCGACGTCTGGGCGGACAAGGTCGGACGCCGCAGCTTCACCCTCGGCTACCGGATGCACGACGGCAACGACAAGGTCTTCGCCAGAGCCGGCACGGTCATGGTCTGCTTCGACCAGAAGGCCGGCACGCCCACCGCCCTGCCGGACGACTTCCGCAACGCGCTGACGGCCCTGACTCCGCAGGACTGAACCTCCGGCAATCCCGGCGGCCCCTCCCTTTCGCCTTGCCGAGAATCAGATCTCATGCACCGGCACCTGCTCTCCCGCCTCGAACGCGCCGCGTTCGGCGGGCAGGATGGCGATGCCGTTGGCGCGCAGCAGGGTGCTGGTGATGCCGGTGTTCTGGTCGCCGGAACTCTCCGCCAGCAGCCGATCCCCTTCCTGCCGCAGCACGACCCGCAGCAGCAGGGTGCGCCCCGGCTTCTTTACCACCGGCCCGGCCAGGGTGGCATGCCGCATCGGCCGCATCGGCTGCGCATCTCCCTGCATGCGCCGCAGGGCCGGACGCACGAACTCCTCGAAGGTGAGCAGCGCCGAAACCGGGTTACCCGGCAGGGAAAAGACCGGCTTGCCGTCGCGCAAACCGAAGGCGGTCGGGCGTCCCGGCTTGACGTCGATCTTCCAGAACAGCTGACGCACCCCCAGCTCCTCGAGCACCACCCGCACCAGGTCCCGGTCGCCGGCGGAAACCCCGGCCGAGCTGATCAGCACATCGGCCTCCAGCCCCTCGGCCAGCCTCCGCCGCAAACTGTCACGATCGTCGGCAGCGATGCCGAGCAGCAGCGGCTCGCCACCGGCCTGCTGTACGGCTGCGGCCAGAGCCAGCCCGTTGCTGTTGACGATTTGCCCCGGACCGGGCACGGTTCCCGGCTCAACCAGCTCGTCGCCGGTGGAGACGATCGCCACCCGCGGCCGCCGGTGAACACGGACCCCGGTCAGACCCAGAGAGGCGAGAAGGTTGATTTCGGCCGGCCGCAGACAGGTGCCGGCGTGCAGCACCTCGCTGTCGGCCCGGATGTCCTCACCGCGCAGGCGGATATGGTCCCCGACTTGGGGCGGCTCGAGAATGCGCACCCGCTCCGGGGCGACCATTTCGGTCGCCTCGTAGGGGACCACGGCGTCGCAGCCGGCCGGAGTCGGCGCCCCGGTGAGAATCCGGACGGCGGTTCCCGGCCGGACCTCGACCCCGACGCCGCTGGCGCCGGCGGCAATGGTGGCAACAACCGGCAGTTCGGCGCCAGCCACGGCGTCGGCACAGCGAACGGCGAACCCGTCCATCGCCGAATTGTCCCACATCGGCAAATCCCAGGGGGCGCAAACCGGCTCGGCAAGAATACGCCCGACCGCTTCGGCAAGAGAAACCTGTTCGACCGGCAACGGCCGGACATTGTCGAGAATCAGCTCCCGTGCGCTTTCAAAGGAACGTGGCATCTTTTCTGCTCCGTTTCTGATTTCCTGGACAGAGCCGGAAACGGCCTGTCGACCTGGTGAAGAATTCCGCCGTCCATGACCAGGTGGCGCGCATCGAGCCGGCGCGGCGATTCCCGATCGTGACTGGAAAGAACCACCGTCACCCCCTCGGCGAGCAGCCGGGCGACCAGCCCCTCGAACAACGGCAACACCTCGGCATCGAGACTGGCAGTCGCCTCGTCGAGCAGCAGCAGCTTCGGCTCAAGAACCAGCGCCCGCGCCAGTGCCACCCGCTGGGCTTCGCCGCCGGAAAGGCTGTCGGTCCGCCGCTCCTCGAACCCCACCAGATCCACGGCCGCCAGCGCCCCGGTGACAAGCTGCCGCAGCCGACGGCCCCTAATTCCCCTGAGCCGCAGGCCGAACGCCAGGTTGTGGCCGACCGTGCCGGCGAAAAGAAACGGGGTCTGTTCCACCAGGGTGATCTGGCGGCGCAGCTGCTGGCGATCCCTTTCGCTGGCGACCAGTCGGCCCTGAAAACGGATCTCGCCCCGATCCGGAGTCAGCAGCTGAGCCAGCAGCCGCAACAGGGTGCTCTTGCCGGCGCCGTTGGGTCCGGTCAGCAGGTAGAGTCTTCCGCGCTGCAGCTCGAGCCGGTCGACACGCAGGATAAAATTCTCCCGGCTGAAGAGAAGGTCGCGGATCTCGACGAGCTGTTCCATCGCTCACCTCTGCTGCATCGTGTTGAGAAACAGGTTGACCACCAGGGCCACGCTCAGCAGCAGCAGTCCCAGGGCCAGGCCGAAAGCGAATTCTCCCTTGCTGGTCTCCAGGGCGATGGCGGTGGTCATGGTGCGGGTATAGCCGCGGATGTTGCCGCCCAGCATCATCGCCACGCCGACCTCGGCAACAACCCGGCCGAACCCGGCAACAACGGCCGCCATCACGCCGAAACGCACCTCCAGCAGCAGCTGCCAGACGCCGCGCAGCCGGCTCGCGCCCAGGGTCAGGGCGGTGGGTAGAATACGCGGATCGGCTCCGGCCACCGCCGACAGGGTGTAATTGGCCACGATCGGCGTCGCCAGGACCGTCTGCCCCATGATCATCGCCCAGGGGGTGAAGAGCAGCCCGAAGTCGCCCAGCGGTCCCTGGCGGCTCAGCAGCCCGAAGAGCAGCAGCCCGACCACCACCGTCGGCAGCGCCATCAGGGTGTTCAGCAGGGTCAGCACGGCCCGCCGGCCGGGAAAACGGCCCAGACCGACCGCCGCGCCGATCGGCACTCCCAAGGCCGTCGAGACCAGGGTGGCGACCAGGGACGTCGACAGCGACACCCTGACGGCGCCCAGAACCTCCCGGTCAAGCTGGACGATCAGACCGAAGGCGGTTCCCAGCGATTCGGACAGATAACCCAAGGGCGACTCCCGTCAGTCGGCGACGTAAAAGAGCTGTTCGCCGTTGCGCCGGTAGCCGGTGATCAGCTTCCGACCCTCGGCCGAGGTCAGAAAATCCATGAATTTCCGCGCCAGCTCGACCTTGACGTGCGGATGTCGGGCCGGGTTGACCATGATGACACCATAGGGATTGAACAGGCGCCGGTCCCCCTCGACCAGAACCGCAAGCTCGATCTTGCCCCGGTAGGCAAGGAAGGTGCCACGGTCGCTGAGCGTGTAGCCCTGCCGCTCATCGGCCATGGTGAGCACCTCACCCATGCCGCGACCGGCCTCCAGGTACCAGTCGCCCCTCGGCACGACACCGGCGGCCTGCCAGAGCTGCTTCTCCCGGGTATGGGTGCCGGAATCGTCGCCGCGCGAGACGAAGGTCGCCTTCGCCCGGGCGATCCGGCGCATGGCCATTGCGGCATCCGCGAGTCCGGCGATGCCGGCCGGATCGTCCTTCGGCCCGAGAATGACGAAATCGTTGTACATCACGTCGCGCCGGTCGACGCCGTAACCGGCGGCGACGAACTTGTCTTCCTTGCTGCGGGCATGCACCAGGACCACGTCGACATCCCCGGTCTCGCCAAGCTTGAGGGCCTTGCCGGTGCCGACGGCGATGACGTCGACCCGGCAGTTGTTGGCCTGCTCGAACGGTGGCAGCAAAACGGCCAGCAGACCGGAATTCTCGGTCGAAGTGGTGGTCGCCAGACGCAGATGCTCGACGGCAAAGGCGGGCACGGCCAGAAAAACAATCAGAAGCAGCATGGTCTGCAGCCAGATTTTCATCCCATCTCTCCTTTCGGCGGGTCGTGGCTTCAGGCATTCAGGCAGTAAAAAGACCCCAATCCGCATGGAAAGAGGCCCTCTTCCGCCGCGCCCAAAAGTCGCGCCGGCCAGCTCTCCTTTCCAAACGTGGGAGGCACGGCCGTTTCCCGCCGTACCCATTGGCCGTCCACCCTGGGGCCACAGACCCTTTAGGTGAAACGGCTCGGAGATTCACTTGGTTCTGTTTTCCGGGTCGGTGGCGTCCACCTTCATGACCGAACGAACCTCAGCCCCCAGTAAAACAGTATTTTGTTACCATAATAGCCTGTAGTTTTTCATTTTGCACCCTTTTTTCGTCACCCAGGTAGATATGGATTTCCATCGCTCCTCCGGTCCGCCATACCGAAGCTCCTGTCTGCCATCCCTCGCGACAGATGCTGCCCAGCCCTTCCGGGCTTTATCTTTCATGTGTGTTTGAAAAGGGAACAAGAAAGGAAGGAATCCGGGCCTGTCGCCCCTGAACCTGAATCAGGCTGAAGAAAAAAACCTCACTGGCCCACCATGCCGTCGTTGCCGGCAAGCACGGTCCGGCGCAGGGCAAAATAGTCCTGTGGCGTATTGACGTTGAGAAAGGAGAGCCCCTCCGGGTCATGGCGCCGCCAGACCGCGGGCGACATTTCCGCCACCCTGACCGCCGGAAAGAAATCGACGATGCGACGGCCGCCTTTTCGCAGAATCCTTTCCATGGCCGGCAGGCAGGCCTTGCGATAGCAGGCGTGCAGCGGCTCCAGTCCTGAAGCTGTTCGTGGAACGTGAACATCCCACCGGTTCGTCCGGCAGATATGGCGAATCAGTTCCGGCCGCAGAAAGGGCATGTCGCAGGCAACGACGAAAATCTGCGGGCTGCGGGCATGACGCAGACCGGCGTGAATTCCCGCCAGCGCCCCCCGGCCCCGGTAGACGTCAGGCACCTTGCGGCACGCAATGTCGGCATAGAGTTCGGGCGCATTGGTGACGATCAGGACCTCATCGAAAAGCTCCGCCATCAGCCGGAAGATGCGTTCGATGAAACGTTCGCCGTCCAGCGGCAGCAGTGACTTGTCGCTCCCCATGCGCCGGCTCTCGCCACCGGCCAGGACAATCCCGGTTGTCGCGGGAACGATGTCGCTCACGGCCATCATGCCGCACCTCCTTCAGCAACCCGTTGTTTCCTTCTTGCCGCGACTGAATCCTTCCCTGGCAGCCAGCACATCGAGCTGCAGCGTGGCGGCATCCTCGACTTCCAGTGGCAGCCCCTCACCCCTCTGGCGGCTGTCGACCACCTTCAGGTAACCGCTGCAGCTGCGACAGACATCGACCCTGCAGCCGGGCTCGCCGTCGACGGTGAAATAGGCGAGCGTCTCGTGG is drawn from Geothermobacter ehrlichii and contains these coding sequences:
- a CDS encoding ABC transporter permease; its protein translation is MGYLSESLGTAFGLIVQLDREVLGAVRVSLSTSLVATLVSTALGVPIGAAVGLGRFPGRRAVLTLLNTLMALPTVVVGLLLFGLLSRQGPLGDFGLLFTPWAMIMGQTVLATPIVANYTLSAVAGADPRILPTALTLGASRLRGVWQLLLEVRFGVMAAVVAGFGRVVAEVGVAMMLGGNIRGYTRTMTTAIALETSKGEFAFGLALGLLLLSVALVVNLFLNTMQQR
- a CDS encoding molybdopterin molybdotransferase MoeA codes for the protein MPRSFESARELILDNVRPLPVEQVSLAEAVGRILAEPVCAPWDLPMWDNSAMDGFAVRCADAVAGAELPVVATIAAGASGVGVEVRPGTAVRILTGAPTPAGCDAVVPYEATEMVAPERVRILEPPQVGDHIRLRGEDIRADSEVLHAGTCLRPAEINLLASLGLTGVRVHRRPRVAIVSTGDELVEPGTVPGPGQIVNSNGLALAAAVQQAGGEPLLLGIAADDRDSLRRRLAEGLEADVLISSAGVSAGDRDLVRVVLEELGVRQLFWKIDVKPGRPTAFGLRDGKPVFSLPGNPVSALLTFEEFVRPALRRMQGDAQPMRPMRHATLAGPVVKKPGRTLLLRVVLRQEGDRLLAESSGDQNTGITSTLLRANGIAILPAERGAFEAGEQVPVHEI
- a CDS encoding ATP-binding cassette domain-containing protein, whose translation is MEQLVEIRDLLFSRENFILRVDRLELQRGRLYLLTGPNGAGKSTLLRLLAQLLTPDRGEIRFQGRLVASERDRQQLRRQITLVEQTPFLFAGTVGHNLAFGLRLRGIRGRRLRQLVTGALAAVDLVGFEERRTDSLSGGEAQRVALARALVLEPKLLLLDEATASLDAEVLPLFEGLVARLLAEGVTVVLSSHDRESPRRLDARHLVMDGGILHQVDRPFPALSRKSETEQKRCHVPLKAHGS
- a CDS encoding acyl-CoA thioesterase, whose protein sequence is MSQLSTEIEIRFSDLDAYGHVNNATFFTYLETARVKFFRDRFAELMRSGILFLVAEATCRYLQPIGLDDRVLIDVWADKVGRRSFTLGYRMHDGNDKVFARAGTVMVCFDQKAGTPTALPDDFRNALTALTPQD
- the mobA gene encoding molybdenum cofactor guanylyltransferase; this encodes MMAVSDIVPATTGIVLAGGESRRMGSDKSLLPLDGERFIERIFRLMAELFDEVLIVTNAPELYADIACRKVPDVYRGRGALAGIHAGLRHARSPQIFVVACDMPFLRPELIRHICRTNRWDVHVPRTASGLEPLHACYRKACLPAMERILRKGGRRIVDFFPAVRVAEMSPAVWRRHDPEGLSFLNVNTPQDYFALRRTVLAGNDGMVGQ
- a CDS encoding helix-turn-helix domain-containing protein, with product MLRKGHSGMDKITYPVQIGELAKRLGITTRTIRYYEEIGLMGSTERLGGGTRTYQKEDVLRLKFILKLKELGITLREMQELADNFDTSNRDFTKITPRLLEILDHHIGKVDQKIANLSSLRQEIVAYRQRILDILNGDAQPEQ
- a CDS encoding substrate-binding domain-containing protein, giving the protein MKIWLQTMLLLIVFLAVPAFAVEHLRLATTTSTENSGLLAVLLPPFEQANNCRVDVIAVGTGKALKLGETGDVDVVLVHARSKEDKFVAAGYGVDRRDVMYNDFVILGPKDDPAGIAGLADAAMAMRRIARAKATFVSRGDDSGTHTREKQLWQAAGVVPRGDWYLEAGRGMGEVLTMADERQGYTLSDRGTFLAYRGKIELAVLVEGDRRLFNPYGVIMVNPARHPHVKVELARKFMDFLTSAEGRKLITGYRRNGEQLFYVAD